A stretch of DNA from Cellulomonas fengjieae:
AGGGGCCGCAGGCCGAGAGCGTCCGCCCGATCTGATCTGACGTTCGCCCGACGGACCGCACCCGTTCAGGGTGCGGTCCGTCGTCATGTCACGGCATCGGGGGCGTCCCGGAGCGCCGAGGCATCCCCGACGAAGGCGGTGACCTCGGCACCGTGCAGCATCCGCGCGGGGGCGGGCAGGCTGCGGATGGCGCGGGCGAGCGCCGCCGAGCACAGGAGGTCGGGGTCGTCCGTCGCCGCGAGGACGACGTTGCCGTAGCCCCGGCCCCGCAGCAGGCCGGGCTCGGCCACCACGGCGAGGTCGGCGAACGCCGTGCGCAGCGTCGCACCCTCCGCGCGGGCGCCGGCCAACGGCGGCCGGTCCGCGCAGTTGGCCAGGTACAGCCCGCCCGGACGCAGCACCCGGGCCACCTCGGCCACCATCTCCCGCGTGCGGACGTGGTCGGGCGTCCTGTCGCCGGCGAAGACGTCCCGCACGACGACGTCCGCCGAGGCGTCCGGGAGCGTCGAGAGCTGCGCGCGGGCATCCCCCGCCCGGATGCGCAGGGCGGGGGACCGCGGGAGGTCGAACCAGCCCCGCACCAGCTCGGGCAGGACGGTGTCGAGCTCGACCGCGAGCTGCCTCGACCCGGGCCGCGACGCGTCCAGCGCCCGGGCGAGCGCGCACCCCGCGGCGCCCAGGTGCACGACGTCGAGGGGTCCGCCGGGCGGCTCGACCCGTTCGATCACCGCAGCCATCTGCTGCATGTACTCGAAGACCAGCCGGGTGGGATCGGCAAGGTCGAGATACGAGCTCGGCACGCCGTTGACGAGGACGGTCACGCCGTCCGGGTCGTCGGGGTCCCGCGTCAGCTCGACGGTGCCCGTCGGTATGGGCAGCGGGCCGGTCGGCCACAGCGCCCGCCCCGCGGGTCGTGTGGGTGCTCGGTGCGAGGCTGGACTGCGTCGGGCGGAACGGTCGCGGGCAGCCATGGCCCCACGCTACGGCGCGGAGGACGGGGTTGACGGCATCGAACAGGTGTTCGATACTGACGGAGTACGCCGTCGGAGGGCACGACAGCCGCACACAGAGGACCGGCACGAGCCGGACCTCGAAGACGCACACGGAAGGGATTGGCGCGATGCGAGAGCAGCTCGAACGGACCCACAGCAGCCCGGCCGCGGCGCCGGTTCCCGCCCGGGTGCTCGAGCTGCTCGGTCGTGCCGATGCCGAGCTGCTCGCCGCACAGTTCTCCTCCGAGCCCTGGGAGCAGCTGTCGCACGCGCACCTGGCCGCGCTCCGGGCCGGCGCCGCGGTCGTGGCCGCCCGGGGGACCCCGTCCGGGCGGCGCGCACCGCGCACGGTCTGGAGCATGCTCGGCGTCGTCGCTCCGGAGCTCGGCTCCTGGTCCACCTACTTCGCGGAGGCCGCGTCGTTGCGCGCCGCTGTGGATGCGGGCCGGTTCGAGCTCGTCGGGCCGCAGCGGGCGGAGGAGGCCCTGTGCGCTGCGGAGGACTTCGTCGACGCGGCGCGCGAGCTCGTGACGGCCGAGGGCGGCGGACTCACCGGCAGGACGCTGAGCATGCGCGTGCAGCGCGTGTCATGAGCGCCGGGGGCGCCCACGGCGCGTCCCGAGGGCCCTGGCAGGGGCGCTGCCACGCGCCTCGCCGCGCGTCCTGCAGCGCACGCCGCGAGGGGCACCTCCGCGGGCCCTTCCGGGGGCCTGGCCACCCGGCGCAGCCATGAGCCGCGCCCCCCGGTCGGTGGCCGCGGCGCGGGACTGGGGCCACGAGGAGGTCGGCTGCTCGATCCTCCACGTGGACATGGACGCGTTCTTCGCCTCGGTGGAGCTCGCACGCCGCCCGCACCTGCGGGGGCTCCCGGTGATCGTCGGCGGCACGACCCGCGCCGTGGTGCTGGCCGCGACGTACGAGGCCCGGGCGTTCGGCGTGCACTCGGCGATGCCCATGGCGGCGGCCCTGCGGCGGTGCCCGCAGGCGGTCGTCGTGCCGCCGGACCACGACGCGTACCGCGAGGTCTCCACGGGCGTCATGCGGCTGCTCAACGACGTCACGGTGCTGGTCGAGCAGGTGAGCGTCGACGAGGCGTTCCTCGACGTCGGGGGCGCGCGGCGCCGGCTGGGTCCGCCCACGGTGATCGCCCAGGCGATCCGCCGGCAGGTGCGGGACCAGTTCGGCATCACCTGCTCGGTCGGCATCGGCTCCACCAAGCTCGTCGCCAAGCTCGCGTCCGGTCACGCCAAGCCCGACGGCGTCCTGCTGGTCCCGCGAGCGGCGACGCTGGACTTCCTGCGGGTCCTTCCCGTGGGTGCGCTCGGCGGCGTGGGGGAGAAGACCGAGGCCGCCCTCGCACGCTGGGGGATCAGGACGGTGGCGGAGCTCGCCGACAGCGAGCCGGCCACGGTCCAGCGCGCCGTCGGCAGGGTGACGGGCGCCCATCTGGTCGATCTCGCCTGGGGGCGCGACCCGCGGCCGGTCGTGCCCGGGCGGGAGGAGAAGTCCGTGGGCGCCGAGGAGACGTTCCCGGCGGACGTGGCCGACCTCGCGGTGGTGCAGGACAAGGCCCGCGAGCTGGCGGACCGGTGCGCGGTGCGCCTGCGGTCCCAGGGGCTGGTCGGCCGGACCATCGGCATCAAGATCCGCACCGCGGACTTCCGGACGCTGACCCGGTCCCGGACGCTGGTGACCCCCACGGACGTCGGCCGTGAGGTCTTCCTGACGGCCCGTGAGCTGCTGGCGGGCGTCGATCTGGGCGGTCTGCCGGTGCGGCTCGTCGGGGTTCGCGCCGAGGGACTCTCGCCCGCCGCGGTGACGATCCGGCAACCCACCCTCGTGGAGGCGTCGGACGATCAGGTCCAGGCGCGTGGTGATGCCGAGCGGGCCATGGACCGCGTGCGCGAGAGGTTCGGTCGGCGGTCGATCGAGGCCGGTCTTTCTCAGTCTGGTGGGGTATCGTCCGGCTCGACTATCACCATCCTTCCGACGGATCTATCCTGACCGGAAGGCACGTCCACATCGCTGACAACGGGGGTCAGAATGCCTCTCTCCGAGTACGAGCAGCGCGTGCTCGAGCAGATGGAACGGCAGTTGACGTCTGACGACCCTCGGCTCGCAAACACGCTGACCCAGCGCGGGCACCGCCCGCTCGGCCGCTACGTCATAGCGGGAGTCGGTGCGGCCGTCGGTCTGCTCCTCCTCGTGCTCGGAGCCGCGAACAGTCTTCCGTGGCTCGGCGTCATCGGCTTCCTCGTCATGTTCGGTGCCGTTGCCTTCGCCTTCGCAGCTCCCCACCGCGCCGGGCCTCAGGGCGTCGTGCAGGGGGACGGCAAGGTCAAGCCCGCAGCGCCGCGGGGTCGTCGCAAGCCCGGTCTCATGTCCCGTCTCGAGGAGCGCTGGGAGCGACGCCGCGGCGAGAGCGGTCGCTGAGCCTGGAGCGGTCGTCGAGCAGCGTCTCGACCCCCCGCATCATCTCGGCGACCCAGCCGGCCAGGACGGCCGGCTCCACGTCCGGCTGCACCCTCGCGTAACGCTCCCGCTCTACCGTGTTCGCCAACCGCTCGAGCGCCTCGGCCGGGGGGCCGCTCAGGGGTGCTCCCGCGGTCGTCCGCAGCTGCTCGTGCACCGACGCGACGACGGTGCGGGGGGAGTCCGCGTCGGTCCATGAGACGCCCTTGGCCCCGAGCCGGCGGCGCGCACGCTGCCAGGCCCGCTCGGGCGTGAGGTCGGAGCGCAGCCGGGTCCGGCGCCGGACCAGCGCCAGCGCGAGGCCGGCCACCCCCAGCACGAGAGCGACCGTGATCGCCACCGGCATCCACGCCTGGGCGTCGTCAGCCGCACCGCCCGGCGAGGACTGGGCCCCGGGGGCCGCCGACGCCGTGCTGCCCTGACCCGGCAGCGGGACGATGTCGTCGGGCTGTCCGGCCGGGGCGGACACGCCGACGAACGGGTCGCTCCAGCGCGGCGGCGCGCCGGTCTGCACCGCGGGCGTCGGCTCGAACCGGACCCAGCCGTGCCCCTCGAAGTAGAGCTCCGGCCAGGCGTGCGCCTTCTGCCCCGAGACCACGTAGCCCCCGTTGCGGTCGGAGTCGCCGGGCAGGAAGCCGACGCCGACGCGAGCAGGGATGTCCAGCGTGCGAGCCATCATCGCCATGGACGTCGCGAACTGGACGCAGTACCCGCGCTGCGACTGCACGAAGTCCCAGACGGCGTCGTCGGACTGCGAGGGGGCCACGCGCGTGTCGTAGGTGAAGTTCGTCGTCGCCCGGAAGTACGTCTGCAGCGCCATCGCCTGCTCGTACGGCGTGCTGGCGTCCGCGGTGATCTCCCGGGCGAGCGCGGAGACGTCATCGGTGTGCGCGGTCTGCGGCACCTCGAGCGAGGCGCCGTCGTCGTCGGGCTCGCCCACGTCGGCGCCGGCCAGGTCCTCCTTGGTCAGGGAGGGGATCTGGACCCGCATGCCGTAGGTCATGCCGTCGAACGTGCCGCGGCGACCGATCACCTCGTCGCGTGCCGGGTCGTACTCCCACTGCCCGGGCACGTCCAGGGTGCGGGGGAAGGTGCTCACGGGCAGGCGACGTTCCCGCATGTTGCCGACCTCGAGCTGGACGGTCGCCAGGGTGCCGCGCTCGGCGTCGGGGACCGTTCCCCGGATCTCCGGGTCGGACGACAGCAGCGTGGTGGGGTCCCAGGAGGTCAGGTCGAGGGAGTCGGACCGGTCCCACACGCTGCCGTCGAACGTGGTGAGCGTGAAGGCGCGCAGCGGACCCACGTCGTTGGCGGTGACGTTGCCGTCACCCGCGGCGCTCTCCGACGGCGAGGGCGTCGGGGCGTCGGCCTGGGGTGCGGCCTCGGGAGCGGTCTCCGGCGTGACGGTGTACCGCAGGACCACCTGACCGGACCGCGTGCCCAGGCTCTCGCGCAGGTCGAGGTCGTCGCTGAGGGACATCGGGCCGACGGGTCCGCTGCCGAAGCTCGGCATGCTCATGGTCGCCCAGCCCGGGAACGCCGCCACGGCCGGACCCGCCAGCAGGGTCGCGATGATCAGCGACACCGAGGCGAGCACCGCCACCGAGGCGCGGCGCCCGCGGTCGCTGTGGGCGGTCGGTGGGGCGGCGCTCAGCGCGAGGAGCAGCAGGTAGAACAGGGCGGTCCAGCCGATGGCCCACCCGCTCGCGGGGAAGCCGAGCACCACCGCGGGCGCCCACATGCACGCGAACGCGAGGCCGGACAGCGCGGGCGCCCCGATGCCCAGGGCGACCAGGTCGGCGAGCAGGAAGACGGCGAGGGCACCCGTGACGACGAGGAGCTCGGCGGGACGGGCACCCGCCATCGGCACCAGGGAAGCGTTGATGAGGGCCACACCCTCGCGCGCCGTCGCCAGCGTCCGGTCGAGGGAGCCGAGGTCGGGCAGGACCTGGAGGCGCCCGGGTGGCGCCCCGTACCGCACCAGCAGGACGACGACGGCGACCGCCGTGCCGGCGAGCGTCGGCGCCCACGCGGACCGTGTGACGGCGCGGACCCCGGCCACCACCGCGGCGACGACCAGCACGATGACGCAGGTCGCGGGCAGCCAGCTGCCCCGCACGATGAGGCCGGTGAGGGCGAACAGGCTCGCGCACGTCGCCGCGGCCACCAGGGCCGTGCCGAGGGCCGAGCGCGGCCCGCGCGGGATGCGCTGCACGCGGCCGGTCACTGCGCCGACCCCAGCAGACGTAGCCAGCAGCTCACGATCGGCTCCCCGGCGGTGACCCGGCACGCGCGCCACCCGGCCCGGCGCAGTGCCTTGATGGTGTGCTCGGCCTGCGCCTCCTGGGCGGGGGTGTCGGCCCGGACCGCCGCCCACGCGAGCGCGTTGTCGGCGACGTGGGCGAGGGCTGCCCGTGCCGGGGCGCCGAGCGGGCCGAGGACGGCGAGCACGATCTCACCGCCCGCGTCGGTGGAGTGCAGCAGGTGTGCCGCGGAGACCAGCTCGGCCTCACCCTGCGCGGCGGTGCGGGGCGCCTCGAGGTCGATGGTCCGGTCGAGGACCGCGCTGCGGGCGCCGGGGCCCGAGCGGTCGTGCACGTACCCCAGGGGGTACGGGCGCGCGCCGTCGGGGGAGCCGCTCACGAACCGGACGGGGTGGCCCCCGTCGAGCATGGCGAGCGACATGGACGCGGCCAGCGAGATGGACCACTCCAGGCTCGCCGCGCGCGCGGGCAGGTCGAGCAGCATCGAGACCGGGCGCATGCCGGCGCGCTCGTCGGAGCGGACCATGAGCGCACCCCGGCGAGCGCTGCTGGTCCAGTGCACCCGCCGCAGGTCGTCGCCCTCGCGGTAGTCACGCAGGGAGGCGTCGTCGGTCGACGGCGTCCGGGCGCCGATGGCGACCCGGTCGGGCTCGCCGACGAGCACGTCGCTCGGCGACGGCAGCGGGACGACGGCCGGCCAGACCGACACCTCGGCCTGCTCGCCGAGCGTCGCCGAGGTCCGCACGACGCCGAACGGGTCGCTGCGGGTGACGACGAGCGGGCCGAGGGGCCACCGGCCGCGTCGCGCCGCCTGCACCGTGTAGGTCACGGTGACCTGGCGCGGGGCGCGTGCCACCCGTGCGCGCAGCGGACGTCCCCCCGAGAGCTCGGTGGCCGCCTGCTCGGCGAACTTCAGGCCGGCGAGGCGGACGCGTGCTGCCGGGTCCGTGGCGGCGATGACGACCTCGATCTGCGCCTCCTCACCGGCGTGCACCGGGTTCGGGGTGGTGCGCCGCTGGACGCTCAGCCGGTGCTTCCCGCGTCCCGGGTCCAGCAGGCCGACGGCCACGGCGGCGCCGACCACGAGCAGCAGGGCGAGCGTGCCGATGCGGACCAGGTCGACGGCACCGAGCACGACACCGATCTGCAGCGCGACGACGCCCGCGGCCGCCAGCGCCCAGCCGCGCGGGGTCGGGCGGAGTCGCATCAGCCGATCGCGCG
This window harbors:
- a CDS encoding spermidine synthase produces the protein MAARDRSARRSPASHRAPTRPAGRALWPTGPLPIPTGTVELTRDPDDPDGVTVLVNGVPSSYLDLADPTRLVFEYMQQMAAVIERVEPPGGPLDVVHLGAAGCALARALDASRPGSRQLAVELDTVLPELVRGWFDLPRSPALRIRAGDARAQLSTLPDASADVVVRDVFAGDRTPDHVRTREMVAEVARVLRPGGLYLANCADRPPLAGARAEGATLRTAFADLAVVAEPGLLRGRGYGNVVLAATDDPDLLCSAALARAIRSLPAPARMLHGAEVTAFVGDASALRDAPDAVT
- a CDS encoding SAV_6107 family HEPN domain-containing protein produces the protein MREQLERTHSSPAAAPVPARVLELLGRADAELLAAQFSSEPWEQLSHAHLAALRAGAAVVAARGTPSGRRAPRTVWSMLGVVAPELGSWSTYFAEAASLRAAVDAGRFELVGPQRAEEALCAAEDFVDAARELVTAEGGGLTGRTLSMRVQRVS
- the dinB gene encoding DNA polymerase IV, with amino-acid sequence MSRAPRSVAAARDWGHEEVGCSILHVDMDAFFASVELARRPHLRGLPVIVGGTTRAVVLAATYEARAFGVHSAMPMAAALRRCPQAVVVPPDHDAYREVSTGVMRLLNDVTVLVEQVSVDEAFLDVGGARRRLGPPTVIAQAIRRQVRDQFGITCSVGIGSTKLVAKLASGHAKPDGVLLVPRAATLDFLRVLPVGALGGVGEKTEAALARWGIRTVAELADSEPATVQRAVGRVTGAHLVDLAWGRDPRPVVPGREEKSVGAEETFPADVADLAVVQDKARELADRCAVRLRSQGLVGRTIGIKIRTADFRTLTRSRTLVTPTDVGREVFLTARELLAGVDLGGLPVRLVGVRAEGLSPAAVTIRQPTLVEASDDQVQARGDAERAMDRVRERFGRRSIEAGLSQSGGVSSGSTITILPTDLS
- a CDS encoding DUF3040 domain-containing protein produces the protein MPLSEYEQRVLEQMERQLTSDDPRLANTLTQRGHRPLGRYVIAGVGAAVGLLLLVLGAANSLPWLGVIGFLVMFGAVAFAFAAPHRAGPQGVVQGDGKVKPAAPRGRRKPGLMSRLEERWERRRGESGR
- a CDS encoding transglutaminase family protein, which codes for MTGRVQRIPRGPRSALGTALVAAATCASLFALTGLIVRGSWLPATCVIVLVVAAVVAGVRAVTRSAWAPTLAGTAVAVVVLLVRYGAPPGRLQVLPDLGSLDRTLATAREGVALINASLVPMAGARPAELLVVTGALAVFLLADLVALGIGAPALSGLAFACMWAPAVVLGFPASGWAIGWTALFYLLLLALSAAPPTAHSDRGRRASVAVLASVSLIIATLLAGPAVAAFPGWATMSMPSFGSGPVGPMSLSDDLDLRESLGTRSGQVVLRYTVTPETAPEAAPQADAPTPSPSESAAGDGNVTANDVGPLRAFTLTTFDGSVWDRSDSLDLTSWDPTTLLSSDPEIRGTVPDAERGTLATVQLEVGNMRERRLPVSTFPRTLDVPGQWEYDPARDEVIGRRGTFDGMTYGMRVQIPSLTKEDLAGADVGEPDDDGASLEVPQTAHTDDVSALAREITADASTPYEQAMALQTYFRATTNFTYDTRVAPSQSDDAVWDFVQSQRGYCVQFATSMAMMARTLDIPARVGVGFLPGDSDRNGGYVVSGQKAHAWPELYFEGHGWVRFEPTPAVQTGAPPRWSDPFVGVSAPAGQPDDIVPLPGQGSTASAAPGAQSSPGGAADDAQAWMPVAITVALVLGVAGLALALVRRRTRLRSDLTPERAWQRARRRLGAKGVSWTDADSPRTVVASVHEQLRTTAGAPLSGPPAEALERLANTVERERYARVQPDVEPAVLAGWVAEMMRGVETLLDDRSRLSDRSRRGVAPSAPRDGT
- a CDS encoding DUF58 domain-containing protein, with translation MRLRPTPRGWALAAAGVVALQIGVVLGAVDLVRIGTLALLLVVGAAVAVGLLDPGRGKHRLSVQRRTTPNPVHAGEEAQIEVVIAATDPAARVRLAGLKFAEQAATELSGGRPLRARVARAPRQVTVTYTVQAARRGRWPLGPLVVTRSDPFGVVRTSATLGEQAEVSVWPAVVPLPSPSDVLVGEPDRVAIGARTPSTDDASLRDYREGDDLRRVHWTSSARRGALMVRSDERAGMRPVSMLLDLPARAASLEWSISLAASMSLAMLDGGHPVRFVSGSPDGARPYPLGYVHDRSGPGARSAVLDRTIDLEAPRTAAQGEAELVSAAHLLHSTDAGGEIVLAVLGPLGAPARAALAHVADNALAWAAVRADTPAQEAQAEHTIKALRRAGWRACRVTAGEPIVSCWLRLLGSAQ